A single Cannabis sativa cultivar Pink pepper isolate KNU-18-1 chromosome 7, ASM2916894v1, whole genome shotgun sequence DNA region contains:
- the LOC133039737 gene encoding secreted RxLR effector protein 161-like → MSEVPYSSAVGSVMYLMVSTRPDLAYVISVLSKYMENPGKQHWEAVKWLLRYLLGSTEVGLNYKRRDNSRMITGYSDADYAGDRDSRKSTSAYFFTLWGNCISWKVQLQPVVALSTTESEYVAVTEAIKEAIWLKGLLEELKLLKEEPIIYSHSQSCIHLCKNPVFHDRTKHVEIKYHFIRDKVTQKVVQIEKVPIEENPSDIGTKVLPLTKFKHCLDLLGVGNGG, encoded by the coding sequence ATGAGTGAAGTGCCCTATTCAAGTGCTGTGGGATCAGTGATGTATCTAATGGTCAGTACTAGACCAGATTTAGCCTATGTCATTAGTGTACTAAGTAAATACATGGAAAACCCAGGTAAACAACATTGGGAGGCTGTGAAATGGTTACTCAGGTACCTATTGGGATCTACAGAAGTGGGATTGAACTACAAGAGAAGGGACAATAGCAGAATGATCACTGGGTACAGTGATGCAGACTATGCAGGAGACAGAGATAGTAGAAAATCTACCTCTGCCTATTTCTTTACACTATGGGGGAATTGTATCAGCTGGAAAGTACAACTGCAGCCTGTTGTAGCATTATCTACAACAGAATCTGAGTATGTAGCTGTTACAGAGGCAATTAAAGAGGCTATTTGGCTTAAAGGACTACTAGAAGAGCTAAAACTACTTAAAGAAGAACCTATAATCTACTCACACAGCCAGAGTTGTATCCACTTATGTAAGAATCCTGTCTTTCATGACAGAACCAAACATGTGGAAATCAAGTACCACTTTATACGAGATAAAGTGACACAGAAGGTTGTACAGATAGAGAAAGTTCCCATTGAAGAGAATCCTTCTGATATCGGTACTAAGGTGCTACCCTTAACTAAGTTCAAGCACTGCTTGGACTTATTAGGGGTTGGTAATGGTGGATGA